The Candidatus Methylomirabilota bacterium DNA window GGTTACAGCTATGGCTGAATCTGCCGGCGCGCGAAAAGATGAGCCGGCCGAAGTACCGCGATCTGCCGGCGGATCGTCTCACGGAGACGGCGACGGACGACGGGGCGAGGATTCAGGTCATAGCCGGCCAGGCGGCCGATGGGCGGCTCGTGGGACCGGTCGAAGGCCTGGCCGTTGCGCCGAAGTTCGTCGACGTGACGCTGCCACCCGGCGCCATGTTCCGGGAGACGGTGCCGCGGGGCCACACCGCGTTCGCGTACGTCGACCACGGCAACGTCCGGTTCGGGCCGGAGCGGACCCCCGTTCATGCGCCCGCCCTCGTCGTCTTCGGTGATGGCGACGTCGTGGAGGCATCCGCCGGCGCCGGCGGCGGGCGCTTCCTCCTGGCGGCGGCTCGACCACTTCACGAACCGATCGCGCGCTACGGGCCGTTCGTGATGAATACCCGCGCGGAGATCGAGCAGACGCTCCGGGACCTTCGCACCGGCAATTTCACCCGCGACGAGCCCCGCGACGACTGAAGGCAAATCCGGCGACATCGCTCCCCGGAAGTGTCGACGGTCGTCATCGTGATCCTGGCGCTCGTGATGCTGATCGACCGCATCAGCGCCCGGCTGCGGGCCGCCGTCATCTGAACCGGGGCCGGCGGCCCTCGCCTGGCCGCCGACCCTCCGAGGGTCGCCGATGGGCTGGCTGATCCGACTTCTCGGCCTCGGCCTCGCTCTCGTCCTTCTCCAGCGGCTGGTCGCGCGCGTCGCCGGGCCGCGGCGGCGCCCGGGCCCGGCGCCGCCGTCGCCGGCCAGTTCCGGGCCGTCACCCGTGCCGGGGCCCGCCCCGGTTCCACCAGGCCCGCCCGAGCTCACCGCGTTCCGGCCACTCGATCGCACCGGGCCGACCGTCCCGGTCCGCTTCGTCGTCTCCGATCCGGGCAGCGCGCGTGTCGACGTCCGCGTCGAGTACAGCTTCGGCGGCGGGGGGTTCCAGGCCGCGACGCCGGCGGCCACGAGCGACCGCAT harbors:
- a CDS encoding pirin family protein: MTQSSRPVAQVVTPEPVIEGAGVHLRRSIGTRTLDHLDPFLLLDHFESVNPADYEAGFPYHPHRGIETVTLVRKGEVRHGDSLGHRGTIGAGDIQWMTSGSGILHEEMPQIRPEGIAGLQLWLNLPAREKMSRPKYRDLPADRLTETATDDGARIQVIAGQAADGRLVGPVEGLAVAPKFVDVTLPPGAMFRETVPRGHTAFAYVDHGNVRFGPERTPVHAPALVVFGDGDVVEASAGAGGGRFLLAAARPLHEPIARYGPFVMNTRAEIEQTLRDLRTGNFTRDEPRDD